One stretch of Centroberyx gerrardi isolate f3 chromosome 13, fCenGer3.hap1.cur.20231027, whole genome shotgun sequence DNA includes these proteins:
- the LOC139932658 gene encoding alanine aminotransferase 2, giving the protein MASGSQRSIATILTLLVNSAGSPPSGVLTPVPSYPSGNNALLGLGGAIVPYYLKEEQGWELQIDELRRALQAAKGVCNPVALYVINPGNPTGHVQSRKSMEEVIQFVSEEKLFLLADEVYQEVVFGEGTEFISYKRILAEMGPPFSDTVELASFHSASKGFMGECGLRGGYVELVNLDPTIIEYISTLFSIDNSTVTGQMALDLMVNHPQPGDPSYPLYNEERQSMWAMLVHNVTRIPEVLNSLPGLRCQPVKGGSYVFPRLFLPPGAIQKAKEVGMQPDHFYCSRLVEEAGLCVGPGCEHGLQEGNHHFRFCIMTSVDTMEEILRRLTSFHIQFMKDFS; this is encoded by the exons ATGGCCTCGGGCTCCCAGAGGTCAATCGCG ACCATTCTAACACTCCTGGTGAACAGCGCGGGCTCGCCGCCATCAGGGGTGTTAACTCCAGTCCCATCCTACCCCTCTGGCAACAACGCCTTGCTGGGGCTTGGAGGAGCCATCGTGCCGTACTACCTGAAGGAGGAGCAGGGCTGGGAGCTGCAGATAGACGAGCTACGAAGAGCGCTGCAGGCTGCAAAGGGGGTCTGCAACCCTGTCGCTCTGTACGTTATCAACCCTGGAAATCCCACAG GTCATGTTCAAAGCAGGAAGTCAATGGAAGAGGTCATCCAGTTTGTTTCAGAGGAGAAGCTCTTCCTTTTggctgatgag GTCTATCAAGAGGTCGTTTTTGGGGAAGGGACTGAATTCATCTCTTATAAGAGGATTCTGGCTGAGATGGGGCCTCCTTTCTCAGACACGGTGGAGCTGGCTTCCTTCCACTCAGCATCCAAGGGCTTCATGGGAGA GTGCGGTCTGCGTGGTGGATATGTGGAGCTGGTAAATCTGGACCCCACTATTATCGAGTACATCTCCACTCTGTTCTCCATTGATAACTCAACTGTGACTGGTCAGATGGCCCTGGATCTGATGGTGAACCACCCACAACCAGGGGATCCCTCATACCCCCTGTATAATGAG gaGAGACAATCCATGTGGGCCATGCTGGTTCATAATGTGACGAGGATCCCTGAGGTTCTCAACAGCCTGCCGGGTTTACGCTGCCAACCAGTGAAAGGAGGTTCCTATGTTTTCCCCAGACTCTTTCTCCCACCTGGAGCCATTCAAAAAGCCAAG GAGGTAGGAATGCAGCCAGATCACTTCTACTGTAGCAGACTGGTGGAGGAGGCTGGGCTGTGTGTCGGTCCTGGTTGTGAGCATGGGCTGCAGGAGGGCAACCATCATTTCAG ATTTTGCATAATGACCTCGGTGGATACGATGGAGGAAATTCTGAGACGCCTAACCAGCTTCCACATACAGTTTATGAAGGATTTCTCTTGA
- the sharpin gene encoding ranBP-type and C3HC4-type zinc finger-containing protein 1 produces the protein MALSSGGWAPAPVPASSQAVYGGPTLACCNTVLMSVRVSVCHSGIRPLCLPGAGNEALRLQLSMDPSRAGEFRLALRDTSGSRSVFIAEFDLRSVQYEVKSPRCHEMRLAAPPHDCIRFNFRCDREAEEWATVVMSSLREAHRVANISTHESDDRRLHTAAAIEQWSSASLPLTEELCLELARAIEAGDTQAASQHASSLARQKAALTIQLSEKSYADGEISLSVAVEDVSSSCCVTVKVFPHMTVAALKQQVFLEYGFHPRVQRWVIGQCLCTEPRSLASYGVQKDGDTAYLYLVSARQARVTRQLFQQDQESALLAPPPPPSNGPASQDWRGYSTLPSRLTHSNQGSTAAGADRPGGGEIKDALNLESLQLNDKPSKASKSQTEWACPSCTFINKPSRPGCEICATARPDTHKHSRIEQEKGRREDRGEPGLSSS, from the exons ATGGCACTGAGCTCGGGTGGCTGGGCTCCAGCCCCAGTGCCTGCCTCGTCCCAAGCCGTGTATGGCGGGCCTACGCTGGCTTGCTGCAACACCGTTTTGATGTCAGTCCGGGTTTCGGTGTGCCATTCGGGGATTCGGCCCCTTTGCCTCCCCGGGGCAGGCAATGAGGCTCTCCGTTTACAGCTCAGCATGGATCCCAGCCGGGCGGGAGAGTTTCGCCTGGCGCTGCGAGATACAAGCGGAAGCCGCAGTGTG TTCATTGCGGAGTTTGACCTGCGCTCGGTGCAGTATGAGGTCAAGTCCCCTCGCTGTCATGAGATGCGTCTAGCCGCTCCGCCCCACGACTGCATCCGCTTCAACTTCCGCTGTGACCGTGAAGCCGAAGAATGGGCCAcagtggtgatgtcatcactaaGAGAGGCACACAGAG TCGCAAATATTTCCACACATGAATCGGATGACAGACGGCTCCACACGGCAGCAGCTATAGAACAGTGGAGCTCAGCCTCTTTACCGCTCACCG AGGAGCTATGCTTGGAGCTTGCCAGGGCGATTGAAGCAGGTGACACTCAGGCTGCCTCACAGCACGCTTCCTCTCTGGCTCGGCAAAAAGCAGCGCTGACAATTCAGCTCTCTGAGAAGAGCTACGCAGACGGAGAGATCAG TTTATCTGTGGCAGTGGAGGACGTTTCTTCATCCTGCTGTGTCACAGTGAAAGTCTTTCCCCACATGACCGTGGCGGCACTCAAGCAACAG GTGTTTCTGGAGTACGGCTTCCATCCACGCGTGCAGCGCTGGGTGATCGGCCAGTGCCTGTGCACCGAGCCGCGCTCGCTGGCCTCCTACGGGGTCCAGAAGGACGGGGATACGGCGTACCTCTACCTGGTCTCCGCCCGCCAAGCCCGCGTTACCCGCCAGCTGTTCCAGCAGGACCAGGAGAGCGCCCTCCtcgccccgccccctcccccaaGCAACGGCCCCGCCTCCCAGGACTGGAGGGGCTACAGCACGCTGCCCTCCAGGCTCACCCACAGCAACCAGG GGAGCACAGCTGCAGGAGCTGATAGACCCGGTGGGGGTGAAATCAAAGACGCCCTCAACCTGGAGTCTTTGCAGCTGAACGATAAACCCAGCAAAGCCAGTAAATCACAG ACGGAGTGGGCTTGTCCCTCATGCACTTTCATCAACAAGCCCTCCCGCCCCGGCTGCGAGATCTGCGCTACGGCCAGACccgacacacacaagcacagccGCATCGAGCAG gagaaaggaaggagggaggatcGGGGAGAGCCCGGTTTGAGCAGCAGCTGA